The following coding sequences are from one Bradyrhizobium sp. 200 window:
- a CDS encoding LemA family protein, which produces MRRIWTVLAALATLSLTNCGYNAIQTNDEQVKSGWSEVVNQYQRRADLVPNLVNSVKGFAQQEKDVLLGVTNARAKVGSVQATPEVLNDPAAFQKFQAAQGELTSALSRLLVVTENYPQLKSDALFRDLMAQLEGTENRITVARNRYIKAVQDYNVGIRTFPNNLTAMAFGYKEKPNFAVENEKAISTAPKVDFNPTPAPAK; this is translated from the coding sequence ATGCGCAGAATTTGGACTGTGCTGGCGGCGCTGGCCACGCTGAGCCTGACCAATTGCGGCTACAACGCGATCCAGACCAATGACGAGCAGGTCAAGTCGGGCTGGTCGGAAGTGGTCAACCAGTACCAGCGCCGCGCCGATCTGGTGCCCAACCTCGTCAACTCGGTGAAAGGATTCGCGCAGCAGGAAAAGGACGTGCTGCTGGGCGTCACCAATGCCCGCGCCAAGGTCGGCAGCGTCCAGGCGACGCCGGAAGTGCTCAACGATCCTGCCGCGTTCCAGAAATTCCAGGCCGCCCAGGGCGAACTGACGAGCGCGCTGTCGCGGCTGTTGGTCGTGACCGAAAACTACCCGCAGCTCAAATCGGATGCGCTGTTCCGTGACTTGATGGCGCAGCTCGAAGGCACCGAAAACCGCATCACGGTGGCGCGCAACCGCTACATCAAGGCGGTGCAGGATTACAACGTCGGCATCCGCACTTTCCCTAACAATCTGACGGCGATGGCGTTCGGCTACAAGGAGAAACCGAATTTCGCGGTCGAGAACGAGAAGGCAATCTCGACGGCGCCCAAGGTGGATTTCAACCCGACGCCGGCGCCTGCAAAGTAG